Proteins encoded in a region of the Zonotrichia albicollis isolate bZonAlb1 chromosome 22, bZonAlb1.hap1, whole genome shotgun sequence genome:
- the SUPT4H1 gene encoding transcription elongation factor SPT4 → MAAISLETVPKDLRHLRACLLCSLVKTIDQFEYDGCDNCETYLQMKGNREMVYDCTSSSFDGIITMMSPEDSWVSKWQRISTFKPGVYAVSVTGRLPQGIVRELKSRGVAYKSRDTAIKT, encoded by the exons ATGGCCGCGATCTCGCTGGAGACCGTCCCCAAGGACCTGCGGCACCTGCGggcctgcctgctctgctccctcgTCAAG ACCATCGACCAGTTCGAGTATGATGGCTGTGACAACTGCGAGACGTATCTGCAGATGAAGGGCAACCGCGAGATGGTCTATGACTGCACCAGCTCCTCCTTTGATGg GATCATCACCATGATGAGCCCTGAGGACAGCTGGGTCTCCAAGTGGCAGCGGATCA GTACCTTCAAGCCAGGTGTCTATGCAGTGTCTGTGACCGGCCGCCTGCCCCAAG GGATCGTCCGGGAGCTGAAGAGCCGTGGCGTGGCCTACAAGTCTCGGGACACAGCCATAAAAACCTGA